One part of the Sander vitreus isolate 19-12246 chromosome 10, sanVit1, whole genome shotgun sequence genome encodes these proteins:
- the LOC144524450 gene encoding uncharacterized protein LOC144524450 isoform X5, giving the protein MEAVVGLLLMLLGVSHGVETYCDGRQDGAQCYGALGGTVVLQLMDNASEISKYQWSINTTTTTTTILSWRNNTIVINAIANRSFFTPSDGTFRINNLSWTDGGEYTLQIFGSDGQVSERRTLQLTIQGYLPIMAGVLSALVILLVVGVAVICAQKKKQNNKPKEEEDHELTYADVRMVQQPVRQMQKKAETEVEVEYGQIKFPERPQQTVEPA; this is encoded by the exons ATGGAAGCTGTGGTTGGACTGTTGCTGATGCTACTCGGAGTCTCTCATG GTGTGGAAACCTACTGTGATGGCCGACAGGATGGAGCTCAGTGTTACGGAGCTTTGGGAGGAACTGTGGTCCTCCAGCTGATGGACAACGCCTCAGAAATATCTAAATACCAATGGTCaatcaacacaacaacaacaacaacaacaatactcAGTTGGAGAAATAATACGATTGTGATTAATGCGATAGCAAACAGATCCTTCTTCACTCCCAGTGATGGAACATTTAGGATCAACAACCTGAGCTGGACTGATGGAGGTGAATATACACTTCAAATCTTTGGTTCAGATGGCCAGGTATCAGAGCGGCGAACTCTACAGTTGACCATTCAAG GGTACTTGCCGATAATGGCCGGTGTACTGTCTGCGTTGGTAATTCTGTTAGTGGTCGGGGTGGCTGTCATCTGTGCTCAGAAGAAAAAGCAGAACAACAAACCTAAAG aagaagaagaccaTGAACTAACCTATGCTGATGTCAGGATGGTGCAGCAGCCGGTGAGGCAGATGCAGAAAAAGGCAGAGacggaggtggaggtggagtaCGGCCAGATCAAGTTTCCAGAGCGACCTCAGCAGACTGTTGAACCAGCATGA
- the LOC144524450 gene encoding uncharacterized protein LOC144524450 isoform X4: MEAVVGLLLMLLGVSHGVETYCDGRQDGAQCYGALGGTVVLQLMDNASEISKYQWSINTTTTTTTILSWRNNTIVINAIANRSFFTPSDGTFRINNLSWTDGGEYTLQIFGSDGQVSERRTLQLTIQVGYLPIMAGVLSALVILLVVGVAVICAQKKKQNNKPKEEEDHELTYADVRMVQQPVRQMQKKAETEVEVEYGQIKFPERPQQTVEPA; the protein is encoded by the exons ATGGAAGCTGTGGTTGGACTGTTGCTGATGCTACTCGGAGTCTCTCATG GTGTGGAAACCTACTGTGATGGCCGACAGGATGGAGCTCAGTGTTACGGAGCTTTGGGAGGAACTGTGGTCCTCCAGCTGATGGACAACGCCTCAGAAATATCTAAATACCAATGGTCaatcaacacaacaacaacaacaacaacaatactcAGTTGGAGAAATAATACGATTGTGATTAATGCGATAGCAAACAGATCCTTCTTCACTCCCAGTGATGGAACATTTAGGATCAACAACCTGAGCTGGACTGATGGAGGTGAATATACACTTCAAATCTTTGGTTCAGATGGCCAGGTATCAGAGCGGCGAACTCTACAGTTGACCATTCAAG TAGGGTACTTGCCGATAATGGCCGGTGTACTGTCTGCGTTGGTAATTCTGTTAGTGGTCGGGGTGGCTGTCATCTGTGCTCAGAAGAAAAAGCAGAACAACAAACCTAAAG aagaagaagaccaTGAACTAACCTATGCTGATGTCAGGATGGTGCAGCAGCCGGTGAGGCAGATGCAGAAAAAGGCAGAGacggaggtggaggtggagtaCGGCCAGATCAAGTTTCCAGAGCGACCTCAGCAGACTGTTGAACCAGCATGA
- the LOC144524450 gene encoding uncharacterized protein LOC144524450 isoform X1, translating to MEAVIGLLVMILGVSHGVETYCDGRQDGAQCYGALGGTVVLQLMDNASEIFRYIWSTKTTIKANTTTTTTTILSWRNNMIVINAIANRSFFTPSDGTFRINNLSWTDGGEYTLQIYASDGQVSERRTLQLTIQGFIFINCTLTNGMHISQWVFAANNTLCVPPTTAPTTRTDTSTVVGYLPIMAGVLSALVILLVVGVAVICAQKKKQNNKPKEEEDHELTYADVRMVQQPVRQMQKKAETEVEVEYGQIKFPERPQQTVEPA from the exons GTGTGGAAACCTACTGTGATGGCCGACAGGATGGAGCTCAGTGTTACGGAGCTTTGGGAGGAACTGTGGTCCTCCAGCTGATGGACAACGCTTCAGAAATATTTAGATACATATGGTCAACTAAAACAACAATCAAAgcaaatacaacaacaacaacaacaacaatactcAGTTGGAGAAATAATATGATTGTGATTAATGCGATAGCAAACAGATCCTTCTTCACTCCCAGTGATGGAACATTTAGGATCAACAACCTGAGCTGGACTGATGGAGGTGAATATACACTTCAAATCTATGCTTCAGATGGCCAGGTATCAGAGCGGCGAACTCTACAGTTGACCATTCAAG GCTTCATATTCATTAACTGCACCTTAACCAATGGGATGCACATATCACAGTGGGTGTTTGCAGCCAATAATACCCTGTGTGTTCCGCCAACAACAGCTCCTACCACGAGAACAGACACCTCCACCGTGG TAGGGTACTTGCCGATAATGGCCGGTGTACTGTCTGCGTTGGTAATTCTGTTAGTGGTCGGGGTGGCTGTCATCTGTGCTCAGAAGAAAAAGCAGAACAACAAACCTAAAG aagaagaagaccaTGAACTAACCTATGCTGATGTCAGGATGGTGCAGCAGCCGGTGAGGCAGATGCAGAAAAAGGCAGAGacggaggtggaggtggagtaCGGCCAGATCAAGTTTCCAGAGCGACCTCAGCAGACTGTTGAACCAGCATGA
- the LOC144524450 gene encoding uncharacterized protein LOC144524450 isoform X3 produces the protein MEAVIGLLVMILGVSHGVETYCDGRQDGAQCYGALGGTVVLQLMDNASEIFRYIWSTKTTIKANTTTTTTTILSWRNNMIVINAIANRSFFTPSDGTFRINNLSWTDGGEYTLQIYASDGQVSERRTLQLTIQGFIFINCTLTNGMHISQWVFAANNTLCVPPTTAPTTRTDTSTVDHSLLICGVRAAVVVLALIGITVYFAWKERKYKMVCRKMEHQENSVVMVEMRS, from the exons GTGTGGAAACCTACTGTGATGGCCGACAGGATGGAGCTCAGTGTTACGGAGCTTTGGGAGGAACTGTGGTCCTCCAGCTGATGGACAACGCTTCAGAAATATTTAGATACATATGGTCAACTAAAACAACAATCAAAgcaaatacaacaacaacaacaacaacaatactcAGTTGGAGAAATAATATGATTGTGATTAATGCGATAGCAAACAGATCCTTCTTCACTCCCAGTGATGGAACATTTAGGATCAACAACCTGAGCTGGACTGATGGAGGTGAATATACACTTCAAATCTATGCTTCAGATGGCCAGGTATCAGAGCGGCGAACTCTACAGTTGACCATTCAAG GCTTCATATTCATTAACTGCACCTTAACCAATGGGATGCACATATCACAGTGGGTGTTTGCAGCCAATAATACCCTGTGTGTTCCGCCAACAACAGCTCCTACCACGAGAACAGACACCTCCACCGTGG ATCACTCCCTGCTGATATGTGGTGTGCGAGCAGCTGTGGTGGTTCTTGCATTAATTGGGATCACCGTCTATTTTGCTTGGAAGGAAAGGAAATACAAGATGGTCTGTCGAAAGATGGAACATCAAGAGAACTCTGTTGTGATGGTTGAAATGAGAAGTTGA
- the LOC144524450 gene encoding uncharacterized protein LOC144524450 isoform X2, which produces MEAVIGLLVMILGVSHGVETYCDGRQDGAQCYGALGGTVVLQLMDNASEIFRYIWSTKTTIKANTTTTTTTILSWRNNMIVINAIANRSFFTPSDGTFRINNLSWTDGGEYTLQIYASDGQVSERRTLQLTIQGFIFINCTLTNGMHISQWVFAANNTLCVPPTTAPTTRTDTSTVGYLPIMAGVLSALVILLVVGVAVICAQKKKQNNKPKEEEDHELTYADVRMVQQPVRQMQKKAETEVEVEYGQIKFPERPQQTVEPA; this is translated from the exons GTGTGGAAACCTACTGTGATGGCCGACAGGATGGAGCTCAGTGTTACGGAGCTTTGGGAGGAACTGTGGTCCTCCAGCTGATGGACAACGCTTCAGAAATATTTAGATACATATGGTCAACTAAAACAACAATCAAAgcaaatacaacaacaacaacaacaacaatactcAGTTGGAGAAATAATATGATTGTGATTAATGCGATAGCAAACAGATCCTTCTTCACTCCCAGTGATGGAACATTTAGGATCAACAACCTGAGCTGGACTGATGGAGGTGAATATACACTTCAAATCTATGCTTCAGATGGCCAGGTATCAGAGCGGCGAACTCTACAGTTGACCATTCAAG GCTTCATATTCATTAACTGCACCTTAACCAATGGGATGCACATATCACAGTGGGTGTTTGCAGCCAATAATACCCTGTGTGTTCCGCCAACAACAGCTCCTACCACGAGAACAGACACCTCCACCGTGG GGTACTTGCCGATAATGGCCGGTGTACTGTCTGCGTTGGTAATTCTGTTAGTGGTCGGGGTGGCTGTCATCTGTGCTCAGAAGAAAAAGCAGAACAACAAACCTAAAG aagaagaagaccaTGAACTAACCTATGCTGATGTCAGGATGGTGCAGCAGCCGGTGAGGCAGATGCAGAAAAAGGCAGAGacggaggtggaggtggagtaCGGCCAGATCAAGTTTCCAGAGCGACCTCAGCAGACTGTTGAACCAGCATGA